One genomic window of Oryctolagus cuniculus chromosome 11, mOryCun1.1, whole genome shotgun sequence includes the following:
- the PTGES3 gene encoding prostaglandin E synthase 3 isoform X7 yields the protein MQPASAKWYDRRDYVFIEFCVEDSKDVNVNFEKSKLTFSCLGGSDNFKHLNEIDLFHCIDPNSRERKGRSKKGEDSKHKRTDRSILCCLRKGESGQSWPRLTKERAKLNWLSVDFNNWKDWEDDSDEDMSNFDRFSEMMNNMGGDEDVDLPEVDGADDDSQDSDDEKMPDLE from the exons GCAGCCTGCTTCTGCAAAGTGGTATGATCGAAGGGACTATGTCTTCATTGAATTCTGTGTTGAAGACAGTAAAGATGTtaatgtaaattttgaaaaatccaaACTTACATTCAG TTGTCTTGGAGGAAGTGataattttaagcatttaaatGAAATTGACCTTTTTCATTGTATTGATCCAAAT TCTAGAGAACGTAAGGGAAGAAGTAAGAAAGGAGAG GATTCCAAGCACAAAAGAACGGACAGATCAATTTTATGTTGTTTACGAAAAGGAGAATCTGGCCAGTCATGGCCAAGGTTAACAAAAGAAAGGGCAAAG CTCAATTGGCTTAGTGTGGACTTCAATAATTGGAAAGACTGGGAAGATGATTCAGATGAAGACATGTCTAATTTTGATCGTTTCTCTGAG ATGATGAACAACATGGGTGGTGATGAGGATGTAGATTTGCCAGAAGTAGATGGAGCAGATGAT GATTCACAAGACAGCGATGATGAAA aAATGCCAGATCTGGAATAA
- the PTGES3 gene encoding prostaglandin E synthase 3 isoform X1 — protein sequence MWSHERYLQNECFPESRQPASAKWYDRRDYVFIEFCVEDSKDVNVNFEKSKLTFSCLGGSDNFKHLNEIDLFHCIDPNSRERKGRSKKGEDSKHKRTDRSILCCLRKGESGQSWPRLTKERAKLNWLSVDFNNWKDWEDDSDEDMSNFDRFSEMMNNMGGDEDVDLPEVDGADDDSQDSDDEKMPDLE from the exons GCAGCCTGCTTCTGCAAAGTGGTATGATCGAAGGGACTATGTCTTCATTGAATTCTGTGTTGAAGACAGTAAAGATGTtaatgtaaattttgaaaaatccaaACTTACATTCAG TTGTCTTGGAGGAAGTGataattttaagcatttaaatGAAATTGACCTTTTTCATTGTATTGATCCAAAT TCTAGAGAACGTAAGGGAAGAAGTAAGAAAGGAGAG GATTCCAAGCACAAAAGAACGGACAGATCAATTTTATGTTGTTTACGAAAAGGAGAATCTGGCCAGTCATGGCCAAGGTTAACAAAAGAAAGGGCAAAG CTCAATTGGCTTAGTGTGGACTTCAATAATTGGAAAGACTGGGAAGATGATTCAGATGAAGACATGTCTAATTTTGATCGTTTCTCTGAG ATGATGAACAACATGGGTGGTGATGAGGATGTAGATTTGCCAGAAGTAGATGGAGCAGATGAT GATTCACAAGACAGCGATGATGAAA aAATGCCAGATCTGGAATAA
- the PTGES3 gene encoding prostaglandin E synthase 3 isoform X6 — translation MQPASAKWYDRRDYVFIEFCVEDSKDVNVNFEKSKLTFSCLGGSDNFKHLNEIDLFHCIDPNDSKHKRTDRSILCCLRKGESGQSWPRLTKERAKLNWLSVDFNNWKDWEDDSDEDMSNFDRFSEDSQDSDDEKMPDLE, via the exons GCAGCCTGCTTCTGCAAAGTGGTATGATCGAAGGGACTATGTCTTCATTGAATTCTGTGTTGAAGACAGTAAAGATGTtaatgtaaattttgaaaaatccaaACTTACATTCAG TTGTCTTGGAGGAAGTGataattttaagcatttaaatGAAATTGACCTTTTTCATTGTATTGATCCAAAT GATTCCAAGCACAAAAGAACGGACAGATCAATTTTATGTTGTTTACGAAAAGGAGAATCTGGCCAGTCATGGCCAAGGTTAACAAAAGAAAGGGCAAAG CTCAATTGGCTTAGTGTGGACTTCAATAATTGGAAAGACTGGGAAGATGATTCAGATGAAGACATGTCTAATTTTGATCGTTTCTCTGAG GATTCACAAGACAGCGATGATGAAA aAATGCCAGATCTGGAATAA
- the PTGES3 gene encoding prostaglandin E synthase 3 isoform X2, with protein sequence MWSHERYLQNECFPESRQPASAKWYDRRDYVFIEFCVEDSKDVNVNFEKSKLTFSCLGGSDNFKHLNEIDLFHCIDPNDSKHKRTDRSILCCLRKGESGQSWPRLTKERAKLNWLSVDFNNWKDWEDDSDEDMSNFDRFSEMMNNMGGDEDVDLPEVDGADDDSQDSDDEKMPDLE encoded by the exons GCAGCCTGCTTCTGCAAAGTGGTATGATCGAAGGGACTATGTCTTCATTGAATTCTGTGTTGAAGACAGTAAAGATGTtaatgtaaattttgaaaaatccaaACTTACATTCAG TTGTCTTGGAGGAAGTGataattttaagcatttaaatGAAATTGACCTTTTTCATTGTATTGATCCAAAT GATTCCAAGCACAAAAGAACGGACAGATCAATTTTATGTTGTTTACGAAAAGGAGAATCTGGCCAGTCATGGCCAAGGTTAACAAAAGAAAGGGCAAAG CTCAATTGGCTTAGTGTGGACTTCAATAATTGGAAAGACTGGGAAGATGATTCAGATGAAGACATGTCTAATTTTGATCGTTTCTCTGAG ATGATGAACAACATGGGTGGTGATGAGGATGTAGATTTGCCAGAAGTAGATGGAGCAGATGAT GATTCACAAGACAGCGATGATGAAA aAATGCCAGATCTGGAATAA
- the ATP5F1B gene encoding ATP synthase subunit beta, mitochondrial isoform X2, whose amino-acid sequence MLSLVGRVASASASGALRGLTPSASLPQAQLLFRAAPAAVQPARDYAAQTSPAPKAGLATGRIVAVIGAVVDVQFDEGLPPILNALEVQGRETRLVLEVAQHLGESTVRTIAMDGTEGLVRGQKVLDSGAPIKIPVGPETLGRIMNVIGEPIDERGPIKTKQFAAIHAEAPEFIEMSVEQEILVTGIKVVDLLAPYAKGGKIGLFGGAGVGKTVLIMELINNVAKAHGGYSVFAGVGERTREGNDLYHEMIESGVINLKDATSKVALVYGQMNEPPGARARVALTGLTVAEYFRDQEGQDVLLFIDNIFRFTQAGSEVSALLGRIPSAVGYQPTLATDMGTMQERITTTKKGSITSVQAIYVPADDLTDPAPATTFAHLDATTVLSRAIAELGIYPAVDPLDSTSRIMDPNIVGSEHYDVARGVQKILQDYKSLQDIIAILGMDELSEEDKLTVSRARKIQRFLSQPFQVAEVFTGHMGKLVPLKETIKGFQQILAGEYDHLPEQAFYMVGPIEEAVAKADKLAEEHS is encoded by the exons ATGTTGAGTCTTGTAGGTCGTGTGGCCTCGGCGTCGGCCTCCGGGGCCTTGCGGGGACTCACCCCTTCAGCGTCCTTACCCCAAGCTCAGCTCTTATTCCGGGCCGCCCCGGCAGCGGTCCAGCCTG CTCGCGACTATGCCGCACAAACCTCGCCGGCGCCGAAGGCAGGCCTTGCCACCGGGCGCATCGTGGCCGTCATTGGTGCCGTGGTGGACGTCCAGTTTGATGAGGGCCTGCCACCTATCCTGAACGCCCTGGAAGTGCAAGGCAGGGAGACCCGGTTGGTTTTGGAGGTGGCCCAGCATTTGG GTGAGAGCACAGTACGAACCATTGCTATGGATGGCACAGAGGGCTTGGTTAGAGGCCAGAAAGTCCTGGATTCTGGTGCGCCTATCAAAATTCCTGTTGGTCCTGAGACTTTGGGCAGAATCATGAATGTCATTGGAGAACCTATTGACGAGCGAGGTCCCATCAAAACCAAACA ATTTGCTGCTATTCACGCAGAGGCTCCCGAGTTCATAGAGATGAGTGTGGAGCAGGAAATTCTGGTGACTGGCATCAAGGTTGTGGACCTGCTGGCTCCGTACGCCAAGGGTGGCAAGATCG GGCTCTTCGGTGGTGCTGGAGTTGGCAAGACAGTACTGATCATGGAGTTGATCAACAACGTTGCCAAAGCCCATGGTGGTTACTCTGTGTTTGCTGGTGTTGGTGAGAGAACCCGTGAGGGCAATGACTTATATCATGAAATGATTGAGTCTGGTGTTATCAACCTGAAGGATGCTACCTCCAAG GTAGCGCTGGTGTACGGTCAGATGAATGAACCACCTGGTGCCCGTGCCCGGGTAGCTCTGACTGGACTGACTGTGGCCGAATACTTCCGAGACCAGGAAGGTCAAGATGTACTGCTGTTTATTGATAACATCTTCCGCTTCACCCAGGCTGGCTCAGAG GTGTCTGCCTTACTGGGCAGAATCCCTTCTGCTGTGGGCTATCAGCCTACCCTGGCCACTGACATGGGTACCATGCAGGAACGCATCACCACCACCAAGAAGGGATCCATCACTTCCGTACAg GCTATCTACGTGCCTGCTGATGACTTGACCGACCCTGCCCCTGCCACTACCTTCGCCCACTTGGATGCCACCACTGTGCTGTCCCGTGCTATTGCTGAGCTGGGCATCTATCCAGCTGTGGATCCTTTAGACTCCACCTCTCGCATCATGGATCCCAATATCGTGGGCAGTGAGCATTACGACGTTGCCCGTGGAGTGCAAAAGATCCTGCAG GACTACAAATCCCTCCAGGACATCATTGCCATCCTGGGTATGGATGAACTTTCTGAGGAAGACAAGTTGACTGTGTCCCGTGCACGGAAAATACAGCGTTTCCTGTCCCAGCCATTCCAGGTTGCTGAGGTCTTCACAGGTCATATGGGGAAGCTGGTCCCCTTGAAGGAGACCATTAAAGGATTCCAGCAGATTCTGGCAG GCGAGTATGACCATCTTCCAGAGCAGGCTTTCTACATGGTGGGACCCATTGAAGAAGCTGTGGCAAAAGCTGATAAGCTGGCCGAAGAGCATTCGTGA
- the PTGES3 gene encoding prostaglandin E synthase 3 isoform X4, translated as MQPASAKWYDRRDYVFIEFCVEDSKDVNVNFEKSKLTFSCLGGSDNFKHLNEIDLFHCIDPNDSKHKRTDRSILCCLRKGESGQSWPRLTKERAKLNWLSVDFNNWKDWEDDSDEDMSNFDRFSEMMNNMGGDEDVDLPEVDGADDDSQDSDDEKMPDLE; from the exons GCAGCCTGCTTCTGCAAAGTGGTATGATCGAAGGGACTATGTCTTCATTGAATTCTGTGTTGAAGACAGTAAAGATGTtaatgtaaattttgaaaaatccaaACTTACATTCAG TTGTCTTGGAGGAAGTGataattttaagcatttaaatGAAATTGACCTTTTTCATTGTATTGATCCAAAT GATTCCAAGCACAAAAGAACGGACAGATCAATTTTATGTTGTTTACGAAAAGGAGAATCTGGCCAGTCATGGCCAAGGTTAACAAAAGAAAGGGCAAAG CTCAATTGGCTTAGTGTGGACTTCAATAATTGGAAAGACTGGGAAGATGATTCAGATGAAGACATGTCTAATTTTGATCGTTTCTCTGAG ATGATGAACAACATGGGTGGTGATGAGGATGTAGATTTGCCAGAAGTAGATGGAGCAGATGAT GATTCACAAGACAGCGATGATGAAA aAATGCCAGATCTGGAATAA
- the PTGES3 gene encoding prostaglandin E synthase 3 isoform X3, translated as MWSHERYLQNECFPESRQPASAKWYDRRDYVFIEFCVEDSKDVNVNFEKSKLTFSCLGGSDNFKHLNEIDLFHCIDPNSRERKGRSKKGEDSKHKRTDRSILCCLRKGESGQSWPRLTKERAKLNWLSVDFNNWKDWEDDSDEDMSNFDRFSEDSQDSDDEKMPDLE; from the exons GCAGCCTGCTTCTGCAAAGTGGTATGATCGAAGGGACTATGTCTTCATTGAATTCTGTGTTGAAGACAGTAAAGATGTtaatgtaaattttgaaaaatccaaACTTACATTCAG TTGTCTTGGAGGAAGTGataattttaagcatttaaatGAAATTGACCTTTTTCATTGTATTGATCCAAAT TCTAGAGAACGTAAGGGAAGAAGTAAGAAAGGAGAG GATTCCAAGCACAAAAGAACGGACAGATCAATTTTATGTTGTTTACGAAAAGGAGAATCTGGCCAGTCATGGCCAAGGTTAACAAAAGAAAGGGCAAAG CTCAATTGGCTTAGTGTGGACTTCAATAATTGGAAAGACTGGGAAGATGATTCAGATGAAGACATGTCTAATTTTGATCGTTTCTCTGAG GATTCACAAGACAGCGATGATGAAA aAATGCCAGATCTGGAATAA
- the ATP5F1B gene encoding ATP synthase subunit beta, mitochondrial isoform X1 codes for MIGRRVSQWTYLQQTRLRPNCWIAGGGAAAALSLHPGSAMLSLVGRVASASASGALRGLTPSASLPQAQLLFRAAPAAVQPARDYAAQTSPAPKAGLATGRIVAVIGAVVDVQFDEGLPPILNALEVQGRETRLVLEVAQHLGESTVRTIAMDGTEGLVRGQKVLDSGAPIKIPVGPETLGRIMNVIGEPIDERGPIKTKQFAAIHAEAPEFIEMSVEQEILVTGIKVVDLLAPYAKGGKIGLFGGAGVGKTVLIMELINNVAKAHGGYSVFAGVGERTREGNDLYHEMIESGVINLKDATSKVALVYGQMNEPPGARARVALTGLTVAEYFRDQEGQDVLLFIDNIFRFTQAGSEVSALLGRIPSAVGYQPTLATDMGTMQERITTTKKGSITSVQAIYVPADDLTDPAPATTFAHLDATTVLSRAIAELGIYPAVDPLDSTSRIMDPNIVGSEHYDVARGVQKILQDYKSLQDIIAILGMDELSEEDKLTVSRARKIQRFLSQPFQVAEVFTGHMGKLVPLKETIKGFQQILAGEYDHLPEQAFYMVGPIEEAVAKADKLAEEHS; via the exons ATGATAGGCAGAAGAGTTAGCCAATGGACATACCTACAGCAGACTAGACTTCGCCCCAACTGCTGGATTGCCGGTGGAGGGGCAGCTGCGGCACTCAGTCTCCACCCGGGCTCCGCCATGTTGAGTCTTGTAGGTCGTGTGGCCTCGGCGTCGGCCTCCGGGGCCTTGCGGGGACTCACCCCTTCAGCGTCCTTACCCCAAGCTCAGCTCTTATTCCGGGCCGCCCCGGCAGCGGTCCAGCCTG CTCGCGACTATGCCGCACAAACCTCGCCGGCGCCGAAGGCAGGCCTTGCCACCGGGCGCATCGTGGCCGTCATTGGTGCCGTGGTGGACGTCCAGTTTGATGAGGGCCTGCCACCTATCCTGAACGCCCTGGAAGTGCAAGGCAGGGAGACCCGGTTGGTTTTGGAGGTGGCCCAGCATTTGG GTGAGAGCACAGTACGAACCATTGCTATGGATGGCACAGAGGGCTTGGTTAGAGGCCAGAAAGTCCTGGATTCTGGTGCGCCTATCAAAATTCCTGTTGGTCCTGAGACTTTGGGCAGAATCATGAATGTCATTGGAGAACCTATTGACGAGCGAGGTCCCATCAAAACCAAACA ATTTGCTGCTATTCACGCAGAGGCTCCCGAGTTCATAGAGATGAGTGTGGAGCAGGAAATTCTGGTGACTGGCATCAAGGTTGTGGACCTGCTGGCTCCGTACGCCAAGGGTGGCAAGATCG GGCTCTTCGGTGGTGCTGGAGTTGGCAAGACAGTACTGATCATGGAGTTGATCAACAACGTTGCCAAAGCCCATGGTGGTTACTCTGTGTTTGCTGGTGTTGGTGAGAGAACCCGTGAGGGCAATGACTTATATCATGAAATGATTGAGTCTGGTGTTATCAACCTGAAGGATGCTACCTCCAAG GTAGCGCTGGTGTACGGTCAGATGAATGAACCACCTGGTGCCCGTGCCCGGGTAGCTCTGACTGGACTGACTGTGGCCGAATACTTCCGAGACCAGGAAGGTCAAGATGTACTGCTGTTTATTGATAACATCTTCCGCTTCACCCAGGCTGGCTCAGAG GTGTCTGCCTTACTGGGCAGAATCCCTTCTGCTGTGGGCTATCAGCCTACCCTGGCCACTGACATGGGTACCATGCAGGAACGCATCACCACCACCAAGAAGGGATCCATCACTTCCGTACAg GCTATCTACGTGCCTGCTGATGACTTGACCGACCCTGCCCCTGCCACTACCTTCGCCCACTTGGATGCCACCACTGTGCTGTCCCGTGCTATTGCTGAGCTGGGCATCTATCCAGCTGTGGATCCTTTAGACTCCACCTCTCGCATCATGGATCCCAATATCGTGGGCAGTGAGCATTACGACGTTGCCCGTGGAGTGCAAAAGATCCTGCAG GACTACAAATCCCTCCAGGACATCATTGCCATCCTGGGTATGGATGAACTTTCTGAGGAAGACAAGTTGACTGTGTCCCGTGCACGGAAAATACAGCGTTTCCTGTCCCAGCCATTCCAGGTTGCTGAGGTCTTCACAGGTCATATGGGGAAGCTGGTCCCCTTGAAGGAGACCATTAAAGGATTCCAGCAGATTCTGGCAG GCGAGTATGACCATCTTCCAGAGCAGGCTTTCTACATGGTGGGACCCATTGAAGAAGCTGTGGCAAAAGCTGATAAGCTGGCCGAAGAGCATTCGTGA